GGCAACACCTTTTTGGGTATTGGCATCATATTCCATTTCTCCCGCGGTGATGACGGAGCCGTCCGTGTTTTGAAGTCTTGTATTACCAATGGCTTTTACAAAGTTTTCTTCATTGTACAAAACCACTTCATCCGCGGTAAGAACAGAGCCTTGATGCTCTATCTGAACATGCCCCGTAAAATATTGATTCCCGTCGTACTTTTCAGGATTTTTCTTGATTTCGTCTGCGTGGATGATCTTTACTTTATCTTCAGGTCTTACCTGCACCTGCTTAGGCTGGGCAGGAGTCTGCAAATAAGGATCTCTCTTCACAGGGGTTTTATCCTGCGCAAAATTGAGCGTAGAAATAAAGAGTAACAGAAAAAGGATTATTCTCATTAATTAGTCATTCTTAGTGCCATAAAAATATAGCGAATGAGAATCAATTCTTACGCCAAACGCTTCTTCGATGGCTTCTTTGATTCCTTGGATTCTTGGATCGCAGAATTCAATAATTTCTTCAATCTCTTTGTCTGAGTCTTTTTTGTAGATCACCAAATGGTCATGCTGCTTGTCAAAATAAGACTTTTCATAAGATGAAGAGGTCAGTGTTTTTTCTCCGAACTGATGCTTACGGATTAACCCTGCATCAAGGAAAATTTCAATAGTGTTGTAAATAGTTGCTTTGGAAACATGATATTTTTTCTGCATCATCAGAAGATACAGATCATCAACGTTGAAGTGATGATCCATATTATAAATCTCTTCTAATATCGTATATCTTTCAGGTGTGTTTCGGAACCCTTTTTCTAATAAGTAGTTTCTCAAAACATCCTTGATCAAAGCTATATTTTTTTCTTTTTGTATTGTATCCATTAAAAAAATTATCTACAAATTTATTGAATTTTATTTAAATAGATAGTATGGTTACTGCTAGTGGGTTAAGAGTTGTGACGGAAATACCCGGACTGCTCAATCTTATTATCGTAAACTGTTAATTCTGTGATGGGCGCAGATTCCACTTCAACGTTATGAGAAGATACTCCCCAAGCCTTAAAGTCGTCACTTCCGATATACTTCACAAAGTTGTAAATGTTAAGAATAATCTTTTGTTTAACAGTTAAAAGTATATCGTTGATATAAGTATTATCTATGATCACATATTTAAGATCCGGTGGTATTTCATGAGCTCTTAAAGAAGGATGGCTGCTTCTTGAAGGAATGGTTCCATCCGCCATTAAATCTTTAAGGACCATATTGAAATAATCATTGATTCTTCGGTCTACTTTAAATCCTAAAAGGAAATTGATCTTGTACACAGTACCCGGAAGAATTTCGTCTACCGTATATCTGAAAGTATATGGGTCTTCCTGGTTTACAATGCTCAGGATGAAATAATGATCTGCTCTTTTCGGCTGTTTTTTGATGATGGAATAGATAATTTTAGATTCTACCTCATCGTTTCTTTTTGCACGGCTCAGATATGCCAGGTTGGTAGCATATTTCGGGATGGTTTCATCCAGCTTCATGTCTTTAAGGATAGACACGTATTTTTCAATTTTTACAAACTGGATAAATCTTGTTTTGATGAGTCTTCCGTTATACCATGCATACATAGAAATTCCGATAGAGCCTGCCAATACAACAGTAATCCATCCACCTTCCATAAACTTGATGATATTGGCACTGAAGAAACCTAGTTCAATGGCCATATAGACTAATGCAAAAAATAAAATTAATATTTTGCTCACTCTGTGTTTCAGTAACCAGAATACCAACAGGACGGTTGTCATCAGCATCGTTACTGTGATAGAAAGTCCGTAAGCGGCTTCCATTTTTCCTGATTCTTTAAAGTGAAGTACTACAATGATACACAGAATAAGAAGTCCCCAGTTGATTCTTGGGATATACATTTGTCCTTTAACTCCGGAAGGGTAATCAATTTTCTGATTCGGCCAAAGGTTAAGAGACATTGCTTCTGAGAAAATGGTGAAGGAACCTGTAATCAATGCCTGGCTGGCAATAATTGCAGCGGCAGTTGCTAAAATTACTCCCGGGATGATCATCCATTCTTCCATAATTCCAAAGAACGGGTTTACTACGGAGAATCCAGGTTTGTTATAATTAGTCAAAAGCCATGCACCTTGTCCAAGGTAATTAAGGATAAGCATAATCTTAACGAAAGCCCAGCTTATTCTGATATTTTTAGCACCACAGTGTCCTAAATCTGAATACAGTGCTTCTGCCCCAGTTGTACAAAGGAAAACAGCTCCTAAGATCACAATGGCACTCGGTGAGTTGGCAATAAGCTTGTAAGCGTAGTATGGATTGAAGGATCTTAAGATTTCAAAATTTTCGCTCAAATGCATTACTCCCAAACCTCCTAATACCAGGAACCAAACAACCATCACCGGACCAAAAAACTTCCCAATGAAGCTTGTTCCGAACTGCTGTACCACAAAAATAGCAATCAGGATTCCGATTGTGATTGGAACAACAGGGGTGTGCGGGTTATAAATTTCAAGACCTTCAATAGCTGACATTACCGTCAGTGATGGGGTAATTACTCCATCCGCAATAAGTGCTGCGGCACCAATGATTGCGATAAGATACAACCATCCTTTCTTAAGGTTTCTCACTAATGAAAACAAAGCCAGAATTCCTCCTTCGCCTTTGTTATCTGCTCTTAAAGCAATGATCACATATTTGATTGTAGTCTGGAGAGTAAGGGTCCAAATAATACACGAGAGCGCACCCTCTATATATTCATTGAATGGCATATTACTCCCTTGAGATCTTGCATTCACAATTGCTTTCATTACGTAAAGCGGAGAGGTACCAATATCTCCAAAAACAATTCCCAGAGACACTAAAATTCCTATGAAGGAAAGTTTCTTTATATCGAAGTGGTAGCCATCTTCTGTAACTTCTGCCATATCAGCTTAATTATTTTAAAGGCGCAAATTTATACTAATTTTATGACGTCAAGAATTTTTCTTCATGAATATAATAAATGAAAAAACTTCCTTTCGGAAGTTTTTCTCTATAACTATTTTACGTACATCGCTTTTTTGATTTCCTCTTTTACTTTTTCAAGCTTAGGGAACCATTCTGCAAACAATGCTGCAGAGTAAGGTGCAGGTGCATCAGGAGTAGTAATTCTCTTGATAGGAGCATCTAAATAATCAAATGCTTTTTGCTGTACCATATAAGTAATTTCAGAAGATATAGAAGCAAATGGCCAAGCTTCTTCTAAAATAACCAATCTGTTTGTTTTCTTCACGGAAGCTAAAATGGTATCAAAATCCAAAGGACGAACCGTTCTAAGATCGATAACCTCTACAGAGATTCCTTCTTTAGCCATATCTTCAGCAGCTTGTAAAGCAAGTTTCATAATTTTACCAAAAGAAACTAAAGTAACATCTGTACCTTCTCTCTTGATATCTGCTTTTCCTAGTGGCAAATAATATTCTTCTTCAGGAATTTCCATTTTATCTCCATACATCTGCTCAGATTCCATGAAAATTACCGGATCATTATCCTGAATTGCAGTTTTCAACAACCCTTTTGCATCGTAAGGATTTGAAGGAACCACTACTTTAAGACCAGGAATGTTTGCAAACCAGTTTTCAAAAGCCTGAGAATGCGTAGCTCCTAACTGACCTGCAGAAGCCGTAGGACCACGGAAAACAATTGGACAATTCCACTGTCCTCCACTCATCTGACGGATTTTTGCAGCATTATTGATAATCTGATCAATTCCTACCAATGAGAAATTGAATGTCATATACTCTACAATTGGTCTGTTACCATTCATCGCAGCACCCACAGCAATTCCTGTGAAACCAAGCTCTGCAATTGGGGTATCGATTACTCTTTTAGGACCAAACTCATCCAACATTCCTTTTGAAGCTTTGTATGCACCATTGTATTCTGCAACTTCTTCCCCCATTAAAAAGATGGATTCGTCTTTACGCATTTCCTCGCTCATTGCCTGTGCAATTACCTCACGAAAAGTATATTCTGCCATATTTATTCGAAAAATTTAGACTACAAAAATAGTGTTTTTTTATTATACACATCATAAAAAGGTATCTCATTTGAACAGGAAGTTTTAATATTAATTTTATTTAAAAAGTATTTTCTGCCTTCTTACACTGTTCATTGTTGTTTTTTAAAGACTGTTAAAAAAGCTCTCCAAGAATTTTATTTATATAAAAATGACATCCCATTTCTGAGATGTCATTTAAAATTCTATTTAAACTTATATTAATTAGCTTTCTCCCAAACCTGGGTTCTTCCTAATAAAGATAATCCCAGGTACCCTCTTACGTTCAGTTTATCACCGCTTCTTGTAATGGTACATTTGTATGTTTTTCCTGTTTTAGGGTCAGTAATTGTTCCTCCGGTGAATTCATCACCATCTTTTTTCAATCCTCTGATGATTTCCAATCCTAAAATTGGTTTTCCTTTTCTGTCATCTTTACAAGCTGAACAGTTAGCATCGGCAGGTTTTATCAATAACTGAGAAACTTTTCCGTAGTATTTCCCGTCTGCCTTTTTGTACACTTCAACAATAGATTTTGCCTGTTTTGTCTCATCATCTATTGTTTTCCACTTACCTTCTATCTGTGCGAATGTAAGTACACCGCAAAAAGAAAGCGCGAACGTTAACAATAATTTTTTCATATTTCTTTTAGTTTTAATTTAATTACAATATTCTTAGTATACGTATTGATAAAAATATAAATTAATTTTAAACAAACAAAAACTTTTGTTATACAAAGCATAAAGAGGTAAATAAAGAGCAAAAAGATAAAAAAGTTAATGTACTGATCAACCTATTTACCATTTAGCAGTTTTGCTTTTTTACCCTAATACAGCTTCCTGTTAATCACCCTGTCCATATAATCCTGGTACCATGCTTTCGCTGTTTTTTTCCCGGCCTCCACTTCTGGGTTTTTAACTTCATTTATTATATTTTTTTCAAGGTTCAGATCCGATTTATCATATACTCCGATAATTTCTTTGCCATCAAAACGGTACATATAGTTTCCTATCATGAACTGCTCTGTGCTTCCGTCTGAATTAACGACAAGGAAAGGATATTTTTTATCACTTACCAAACTTCTCCCCCAGCTTCTGATGGGTTTATTATATCCAATAAGATCTGCCAGTGTAGGATAAATATCTGCCTGCTGTGCTATTTCCTTGCTCACTCCTTTTAACTGGTATGCAGGATTCGGAGAATAGAACACCAATGGAACGGCATAACGGTTCATAGCTTTTTCATATTCCGGATAATATACCTGGTTGGTATGATCTCCCGTGAAAACAAAGATAGTATTATTATACCACGGCTGCTTTTTAGCGGTTTCAAAATATTTTTTGATAGCATAATCTGTGTATTGTATCGGTTCATGCATGTCTATCTTTCCTTTTTTAAATTTCCCGTTATATTTTTCAGGAATTTTAAAAGGGTGATGGGATGAAGCGGTAAATACAGTAGTCATAAAAGGTTGTTTTTTTCCAACATTTTTAGCAAAATACTGAAGGAAAGGTTCATCCCAGATGGCCCACATGCCGTCAAAATCTTCATCATGGTTATATTCTGTTTTTCCGAAATAATGTTTAAATCCTAAAATATTTCCGAATCCAAGGAATCCCATTGAACCATTGGGTGCCCCATGATAAAAAGAAGTATCATATCCCAAATCATTACATACAGAAACAATAGACTGAATTTTCTGATTGGAATATGGAGATCCTGTAAATGCATCGGTAAGACTCGGAATTCCCGCCAATACGCTACTCATCCCATGAATAGACTGTCTTCCGTTCGCAAAAGTATTAGGAAAAATAAGACTCTGCGTGGCCAAACTATCCATAAACGGAGTGTAGGACACATAATCTTTGATATTCTTATCTTTATTAAAAGCGCCGGAATATTCTCTACTGAAAGATTCTACAATAAAAATAACAATATTGGGGCGATTCTCCACTTTTCTGTCGTAGACTTTATATGGATGTACATTTTCTTCAATATATTTTTCATCTACGAAATGAACCTCCTTAAAGTTATTGGTATTTAATGTTCTGAAAAAGGAGAATGTACTGTTCAACACTATATTTCCCTGCAATGGGTTGGTCACAAAACGGGTAGCATCTACCATATTGATAGGTCTGGTACTGTGTTTAAAATCTCCTCTGATCCCTCCCACAACCAGCACCGTTGTAATACACAAGGTTATAATGGAAATAAGGAAATACGGAATAAGCCTCGGAGGCTTCACATCTTCCACTCTTACTCTTTTGTAAAGGAAAACCCACAGGATCATCAGAACTACATACCAAATCAGCACAAAAGGATGTTCTCCTACAGAGATCATCAGTGTTTTGGAAACATTAGATTCATGTTCTGCTACCTGAAATACAGCCGAAGTAAGCCTTGCCTGGGAAAATTTATAGTAAATAAAATCTCCGAAATTCATGGCATAGGCAATCCCATTCGTAATGAAATAAAGCCAGAAAAGAATTTGTTGAAAAACTTTCTTCGTATTGATGACCAACGGCAATAAACTAAGGAGTATAAACAAGGCATTCACATATAAAATAGCTGTAGTATCGAAGGCTGTACCATGGAAAGCCAGCTTTATATAATCTGAAACAGAGTCAACTTTAATCAGGTCTTTATTAAAATACCAGAATAAAAATCTGGCAATCTGATAAAAAACATAGGCTAAGAAAATCCTGTAAACCAGTGCCAGAACTTCCTGTTTTCTCAATCCTTTTAAAAATTTCATGAGGCAAATTTACATCAAAATCACTTCAGTGCATTTTTTAGTTCAGATTATTTTGAGTTAGAATTTCTAAAAACTGTAATTTTGTGGCTATGAATTTTATAAAGAATAATCTGGCCAATGCCTTAACCCTGGCTAACTTATTTGCAGGCTGTGTAGGGGCAATACATCTAATTTTAGGAGATTATCAGACTACAGCAATCTGCCTTGTTCTCTCTTCGGTTTTCGATTTTTTTGACGGCTTTGTAGCCAGAGCATTGAAATCAAACTCCAATCTGGGGCTTCAGCTGGACTCTCTTGCTGATATGGTAAGCTTTGGAGTAATCCCCGGACTTACGATGTATAAAGCCCTTGAGCCATTTGGTGCAGAGCTGCTTGGAATTCATTTTCCGTTTGAGATCAAATATCTGGGATTGATTGTTACTGTATTTTCATGTCTTAGACTTGCTATCTTCAACCTAGATGAAGAACAGCGTTATTATTTTAAAGGATTGAATACGCCTACGAATACCGTTTTGCTGTTTGGCCTTTATTATGCATTCAAAGAAACAGGAACTTTCAGCTTTTTATTTGATAATGAGCTGCTATTGGTTCTATTGACCCTTCTTACTTCATGGCTTCTTATCAGCCCGATTAAGATGATGGCGATGAAATTCAAATCCAAACAATTAAAAGACAATTACCCTAAAGTGGTATTACTGGTAGGAGGAATTGCTATTTTGGCAATCTTCCAGATTGTAGGGATCCCTATGCTTGTTATTTATTATATAGTAGTGTCTCTTATTTTTCAGGGACAGTTAAAATAGAAATTAAAGAATTTACATGAGGCTGGTACGGCCTTATTTTAAGTAAAAAAACATTTCAAATTATTAATTATCAACATGAATTTAAAACTCCATAAACCGCTTTGTATTTTTGACCTGGAAACTACAGGAACCAACATCGGAAAAGACAGAATCGTTGAGATCTGTATCTTAAAAGTAAATCCGGATGCCTCCAGAGAAAGCAAGACATGGCGTGTAAACCCGGAAATGCTTATTCCTAAAGAAAGCAGTGAGATCCACGGGATCTATGATGAAGATGTAAAAGATGCTCCTACTTTCAGAGATATTGCTTCTAAAGTAATGGAGATGATTACCGGAAGTGATTTGGGAGGATTTAATTCCAACAGATTTGATGTTCCGCTTTTGGCTGAAGAACTTTTAAGAGTAGGAATGGATTTTGATCTGAATAAATTCAGACTGGTAGATGCACAGACTATTTTTCATAAAAAGGAACCTAGAAATTTAGGAGCAGCATACCAGTTCTACTGCGGAAAAACATTGGAAAATGCACACTCTGCAGAAGCGGATGTGATGGCGACTTTTGAAGTACTGGATGCACAAGTAGGAAAATATGATGATATCCCTAACGAAATAGCTCCGCTAAGTGAATTTACATTCCACAATAAGAATGCGGATCTTGCCGGATTCATAGGATATAATGAAAAAATGGAAGAGGTTTTCAATTTTGGAAAATATAAAGGCCAGGGAGTGAAAGCAGTATTCCAAAAAGATTTAGGATATTTCGGATGGCTTCAGAATGCTGATTTTCCGTTGTATACCAAAAAAGTTTTTACAAAGATTCAACTTTCAAGCAGGTTTTAAAAATGTCTGATTTAATTCGTTTTAAATTTTATGAAACTGCCCTTGAAGCCAACAGGGACAAGCAGATACTGGCTGAAAACGGTATCAACAGTTTCATTGCAAATGAGCAGCTTATCCAGTCGGATTGGCTTCTTTCGCAGGCAGTAGGTGGCATACAGCTTCAGGTTTTTGAAGAAGATGTAGAAAAGGCCAAGCAGATTCTACAGGATTACAAAGACAATGAACAATATTCATTGGAAGTAGAACATACTATTTCTGATCCTGAGTTTGATTTTGTATGCCCAAAATGTGGTTCCAACCATATTTACAGGGATGACAGTGCCACCAGCTTCTTTGGCATCTCTTTTCTGACGAGCCATAAATTCAAATGCTATTATTGCGGGAATGAATTTAGTCATTAAGTTTAAAACTCAGTTTAAATATATTAAATTGTTTTTTACTTTTCTAAAAAACAATTTAATATATGAAACTAACAGTAAGAAAAACTGAGATGATTAATAAATTCTGAAAAATTATAGTAAATCATATTCTAACAATTTACCATTTTAACAACATACAACTATCTATAGCTTTACTATTAATATTATTATATCATGCTCAGAAAGAACATTTAAAAATTTACAGGTTTTTCCATTAAAATATTCAAGCCTTTAGCTGTAAGTCTTATTAAATATACTACTATGAATATCTTGGAAATTACTTCGCATCAAATGTTATTATTTTTTTAAAAAATTGCATTAAACATGAAAGAAAAAATAAATAAATATGAAATTTTATTTACTAAATATTCAACATTACTAATTTTAATAAGACATATTGGGTCATTAATAATCAATTGGATATTTGGAGAATATTTATATCTATACATGGATATTTTCATACTTTGTACTATTACTCCAGCTTATATTTTAATTTTTCATGTTTCAACTTTTAATTTTTTGAAATTAGGATCTATAACAAGCATATTCTATTTAATTTTAATGATATTATATTCTTCTATAGGGTACTCACAAAATTTGATAATTATATTATTATATATTTTTCTATTTCCTTTAGGATTTTTGTTTTTTTTTAATTTTAAAAAAACTTTTATTTTATCTTTTTCAATACTTTTAATATTTCCCCTCAGCTACCTGATTAAGATTTATTTTAAATTGGAAGTTATTTCAGAACAATATCAAACTCTATTTAATATTTACACAACTGTTTTTTCATTAGTTTTATTTTTCACTTACTTATATTATTTTATTCAAACAAATAAGCTAAAATACATTTATAAATATACTTTAAGTAATGAAATTCATATTGATGAATTTTATTTAATAAAACCTCATATTTATAGCTTTTCATCTAATTCTACTGAGTTTACAAATGATAGTATATATGATGATCAGTCACTTTATAAATTACTATTTGACAGAATAGAAAACTATATGCAGGTATATCAGCCTTGGAAATCATCAACTTATAATCTTAATCAATTAGCAAAAGATTTAAATTCGAATCATCAATATGTTTCCTTTGCAATAAATAAGTATACTGAAAATAATTTCAAGACTTACTTAAATAATTACAGATTAAAAGCATTTATTGATGTAGCAAAAGATAAAAATGAACAAGGCCTTTTTTCTGTAAAAGAAATTTATCTTACTGTTGGCTTTGATAATCAAGCTACATTTAATCGTGTTTTTAAAAATAAATATTCTTTAACTCCCCAAGAATACTTAAATGATCTTAAAAATAATAACGTTTAGCTTCTTACAATTATTAAAAAGGGTAAAAAATCCACTAATCAAATACCTAAAAACTTAACCTTACAAAAATTCTTAATAACATGATTAATCTCTTCTTTTTGATTATTTAAAAAAATCAAAAAATTCTTCTTGTGTAAACTTCACTAAAAATGTATTCATTTGAACGGTATTTAATATAAACCAATATTTTTTCAAAAAAAATCCGGAAAAACTTAAGGTTTTCCCGGATTAAATATTAAATAATCATATTGATTTATAAAAAATCATAATTTAACTTAGTATACAAAAGGATAGAATGTTGCTAATCCCCACCACTGCGCAGTATTATTTCTAACTCTTATTTTGCTAGTTGAAACGGTATTGCTTAATAAATAAGTTGTTATACTATTTTGAGTTACCGTAGGTACTGCAGCTATCCCTACCCAAGATGATCCGTTCCAGTATTCGAACTGTAGTCCTGCTACATTTGCATAAGCAGAAACCCACTGTGCATTTCCTGCCCAACAAGTAACCGGGCCAGCTGATACAGCAATCTTTTTAACAACTTTTGCAGTCCCAAAATTGATCTCAATAAATTGATCTGCTGCAGTATTTGGGGAAGCCCAACCGGTTGTGTAACTACTATCTGTCATACTAGCCTGTGTAGCAGGACAGGTGTTTCCATATCCTGAACTTGAGGCAGAATAAGTACCCGTTTTGAATGCCGTAGGATTACCTAACGTTACCTCACATGATGAGCCAATTAAACTGATTGGAAAAGTTTCTTCTTTATAAGAATTACCTGTATAGGTTCCTGATACGTTATAAACGATAGATCCTGATCCGTTCACCATATTTCCGGCAGCTCTTGTTAAAGTAATTCCACTTTTTGAAACCACTTCTGCATTATATGAAGAAGCAAGAGTAGCAGTATAGTTAACGGTTACCGTTCCCGTATATGACTGCCCATTAATTAAAGTATTGCTAGGAGAAATAGAAACTACAGCCGCTTCACAATCCAATACAGGAGGAGTTACCTTTGAGTCCCAATATCCTACAGGATAGAAAGTTCCTATACCCCACCATTGTGCAGTATTATTTCTCACCCTTAGTCTTGAAATAGCAGGGGTATCGCAATTTATATCTATAATAGTTACTCTATCCTGATATAGTGTAGGAACAGAAGCTAACCCTACCCAAGATGCCCCATTCCAATATTCTAATTGTAATCCTGCTTGATTTGCATAATAAGAGACATAGCCTGCATTTCCTGCCCAACAAGAAACGGGACCTCCAGATAGCACAACTTTTCTCACACCCATAG
The nucleotide sequence above comes from Chryseobacterium sp. 7. Encoded proteins:
- a CDS encoding CDP-alcohol phosphatidyltransferase family protein → MNFIKNNLANALTLANLFAGCVGAIHLILGDYQTTAICLVLSSVFDFFDGFVARALKSNSNLGLQLDSLADMVSFGVIPGLTMYKALEPFGAELLGIHFPFEIKYLGLIVTVFSCLRLAIFNLDEEQRYYFKGLNTPTNTVLLFGLYYAFKETGTFSFLFDNELLLVLLTLLTSWLLISPIKMMAMKFKSKQLKDNYPKVVLLVGGIAILAIFQIVGIPMLVIYYIVVSLIFQGQLK
- a CDS encoding pyruvate dehydrogenase complex E1 component subunit beta; this encodes MAEYTFREVIAQAMSEEMRKDESIFLMGEEVAEYNGAYKASKGMLDEFGPKRVIDTPIAELGFTGIAVGAAMNGNRPIVEYMTFNFSLVGIDQIINNAAKIRQMSGGQWNCPIVFRGPTASAGQLGATHSQAFENWFANIPGLKVVVPSNPYDAKGLLKTAIQDNDPVIFMESEQMYGDKMEIPEEEYYLPLGKADIKREGTDVTLVSFGKIMKLALQAAEDMAKEGISVEVIDLRTVRPLDFDTILASVKKTNRLVILEEAWPFASISSEITYMVQQKAFDYLDAPIKRITTPDAPAPYSAALFAEWFPKLEKVKEEIKKAMYVK
- a CDS encoding Fur family transcriptional regulator — protein: MDTIQKEKNIALIKDVLRNYLLEKGFRNTPERYTILEEIYNMDHHFNVDDLYLLMMQKKYHVSKATIYNTIEIFLDAGLIRKHQFGEKTLTSSSYEKSYFDKQHDHLVIYKKDSDKEIEEIIEFCDPRIQGIKEAIEEAFGVRIDSHSLYFYGTKND
- a CDS encoding DUF2147 domain-containing protein codes for the protein MKKLLLTFALSFCGVLTFAQIEGKWKTIDDETKQAKSIVEVYKKADGKYYGKVSQLLIKPADANCSACKDDRKGKPILGLEIIRGLKKDGDEFTGGTITDPKTGKTYKCTITRSGDKLNVRGYLGLSLLGRTQVWEKAN
- a CDS encoding LTA synthase family protein, translating into MKFLKGLRKQEVLALVYRIFLAYVFYQIARFLFWYFNKDLIKVDSVSDYIKLAFHGTAFDTTAILYVNALFILLSLLPLVINTKKVFQQILFWLYFITNGIAYAMNFGDFIYYKFSQARLTSAVFQVAEHESNVSKTLMISVGEHPFVLIWYVVLMILWVFLYKRVRVEDVKPPRLIPYFLISIITLCITTVLVVGGIRGDFKHSTRPINMVDATRFVTNPLQGNIVLNSTFSFFRTLNTNNFKEVHFVDEKYIEENVHPYKVYDRKVENRPNIVIFIVESFSREYSGAFNKDKNIKDYVSYTPFMDSLATQSLIFPNTFANGRQSIHGMSSVLAGIPSLTDAFTGSPYSNQKIQSIVSVCNDLGYDTSFYHGAPNGSMGFLGFGNILGFKHYFGKTEYNHDEDFDGMWAIWDEPFLQYFAKNVGKKQPFMTTVFTASSHHPFKIPEKYNGKFKKGKIDMHEPIQYTDYAIKKYFETAKKQPWYNNTIFVFTGDHTNQVYYPEYEKAMNRYAVPLVFYSPNPAYQLKGVSKEIAQQADIYPTLADLIGYNKPIRSWGRSLVSDKKYPFLVVNSDGSTEQFMIGNYMYRFDGKEIIGVYDKSDLNLEKNIINEVKNPEVEAGKKTAKAWYQDYMDRVINRKLY
- a CDS encoding 3'-5' exonuclease codes for the protein MNLKLHKPLCIFDLETTGTNIGKDRIVEICILKVNPDASRESKTWRVNPEMLIPKESSEIHGIYDEDVKDAPTFRDIASKVMEMITGSDLGGFNSNRFDVPLLAEELLRVGMDFDLNKFRLVDAQTIFHKKEPRNLGAAYQFYCGKTLENAHSAEADVMATFEVLDAQVGKYDDIPNEIAPLSEFTFHNKNADLAGFIGYNEKMEEVFNFGKYKGQGVKAVFQKDLGYFGWLQNADFPLYTKKVFTKIQLSSRF
- a CDS encoding KUP/HAK/KT family potassium transporter translates to MAEVTEDGYHFDIKKLSFIGILVSLGIVFGDIGTSPLYVMKAIVNARSQGSNMPFNEYIEGALSCIIWTLTLQTTIKYVIIALRADNKGEGGILALFSLVRNLKKGWLYLIAIIGAAALIADGVITPSLTVMSAIEGLEIYNPHTPVVPITIGILIAIFVVQQFGTSFIGKFFGPVMVVWFLVLGGLGVMHLSENFEILRSFNPYYAYKLIANSPSAIVILGAVFLCTTGAEALYSDLGHCGAKNIRISWAFVKIMLILNYLGQGAWLLTNYNKPGFSVVNPFFGIMEEWMIIPGVILATAAAIIASQALITGSFTIFSEAMSLNLWPNQKIDYPSGVKGQMYIPRINWGLLILCIIVVLHFKESGKMEAAYGLSITVTMLMTTVLLVFWLLKHRVSKILILFFALVYMAIELGFFSANIIKFMEGGWITVVLAGSIGISMYAWYNGRLIKTRFIQFVKIEKYVSILKDMKLDETIPKYATNLAYLSRAKRNDEVESKIIYSIIKKQPKRADHYFILSIVNQEDPYTFRYTVDEILPGTVYKINFLLGFKVDRRINDYFNMVLKDLMADGTIPSRSSHPSLRAHEIPPDLKYVIIDNTYINDILLTVKQKIILNIYNFVKYIGSDDFKAWGVSSHNVEVESAPITELTVYDNKIEQSGYFRHNS
- a CDS encoding helix-turn-helix domain-containing protein, whose protein sequence is MKEKINKYEILFTKYSTLLILIRHIGSLIINWIFGEYLYLYMDIFILCTITPAYILIFHVSTFNFLKLGSITSIFYLILMILYSSIGYSQNLIIILLYIFLFPLGFLFFFNFKKTFILSFSILLIFPLSYLIKIYFKLEVISEQYQTLFNIYTTVFSLVLFFTYLYYFIQTNKLKYIYKYTLSNEIHIDEFYLIKPHIYSFSSNSTEFTNDSIYDDQSLYKLLFDRIENYMQVYQPWKSSTYNLNQLAKDLNSNHQYVSFAINKYTENNFKTYLNNYRLKAFIDVAKDKNEQGLFSVKEIYLTVGFDNQATFNRVFKNKYSLTPQEYLNDLKNNNV
- a CDS encoding DUF2007 domain-containing protein — its product is MSDLIRFKFYETALEANRDKQILAENGINSFIANEQLIQSDWLLSQAVGGIQLQVFEEDVEKAKQILQDYKDNEQYSLEVEHTISDPEFDFVCPKCGSNHIYRDDSATSFFGISFLTSHKFKCYYCGNEFSH